Proteins encoded within one genomic window of Flavobacterium gilvum:
- a CDS encoding LysR family transcriptional regulator produces the protein MDFRLKVFFTVASRLSFTKAASELFITQPAISKHIQELEEEYKIKLFERNGSKIALTNAGEVLLKHTKNIFEIYREIDFDMSTFSNERKGLLRLGASTTISQYIIPPLLARFHQKLESVKVNLLNGNTEQIENALIKKEIEIGIVEGQSKNQSIKYTQFIRDELVLVCNSNNPLVKKREVAPEDLKLLKFLVREQGSGTLEVIEYALKPFNIKIDQLQIEMQLGSTESIKSYLMNSDCVAFMSIHAVSKELKNKELQIIDVDDLIIERFFYIITLQGKSDSLSELFIKNISSYYNLKL, from the coding sequence ATGGATTTCAGACTAAAAGTATTTTTTACTGTCGCTTCCCGATTGAGCTTTACGAAGGCCGCTTCCGAATTGTTTATTACACAACCGGCTATTTCAAAGCATATTCAGGAGCTGGAAGAAGAATATAAAATAAAACTTTTTGAAAGAAACGGCTCTAAAATAGCGCTCACCAATGCCGGAGAAGTACTATTGAAACACACAAAAAATATCTTCGAAATTTACAGAGAAATTGATTTTGATATGAGCACATTTAGCAACGAGCGTAAAGGGTTGTTGCGATTGGGGGCGAGTACAACAATTTCCCAATATATTATTCCGCCGCTTCTGGCTCGTTTTCATCAAAAACTGGAATCTGTCAAGGTGAATTTGCTCAACGGTAATACGGAGCAAATTGAAAATGCCCTAATAAAGAAAGAAATCGAAATTGGCATTGTGGAAGGACAATCCAAAAATCAATCTATTAAGTACACGCAATTCATTAGGGATGAACTGGTTTTGGTGTGCAATTCTAATAATCCATTGGTTAAGAAAAGAGAAGTTGCACCGGAAGATCTTAAATTATTAAAGTTTTTGGTGCGAGAGCAAGGTTCTGGAACACTTGAAGTTATTGAATATGCTTTGAAACCTTTCAATATCAAAATCGATCAATTACAGATTGAAATGCAATTGGGAAGTACCGAAAGCATAAAATCCTATTTGATGAATTCAGATTGTGTTGCTTTTATGTCGATACATGCGGTTTCTAAAGAATTGAAAAATAAAGAATTGCAAATTATTGACGTTGACGATTTAATTATTGAACGCTTCTTTTATATTATTACTCTTCAAGGGAAATCAGATTCCCTTTCGGAGTTATTTATAAAAAACATCTCGAGTTATTATAATCTGAAGTTATAG